In one Plasmodium reichenowi strain SY57 chromosome 7, whole genome shotgun sequence genomic region, the following are encoded:
- a CDS encoding hypothetical protein (conserved Plasmodium protein, unknown function), which translates to MKIILKNVNYLFLESNQRKINIEKHKKKEIIVSILIDKLIKIKHKNEFYKCASYYNFLFSKYVKYLSIKDCLKLYYLQNKHSSYIYNTRLLTHICRYINNTPINIILNLKNEFILDYIYNCNIYKYKYFFQTEYYRFIYNMLLLCSLRLCYPNVVEELFCKNHKEEGEKNRINKTKQINQINKINKTNGIHIKLKNLYIYYNKLNDIHISQYIFMKGYHKSDHYIENNILNRDSMNIIIKLYKCLSINHIYPFIFLNQYLYNNYIVFSLKKQTQKCIHNLITSNIRTMYDFKEITFLIYNKTIEYIKIHNIIELMFYLSKCNLYFYYESFLCNYFYIISLYICKLKNDINFTNFKIPNINHNIVEKKSENQYILHNNDDNKDDNKDDYKDDNKDHYNDDNKDHYNDDNKDDNKYHYNDDNSYYIKYININIDNMITSFINYLSSSYSYRNVKRNNNTTSSVILCLYLCLDLFSLFPKLHNFFFNLYPTYNNYTKEILSKDQGFILIHKIEDTYLKNASFIKKCFLLIYIINTIIIPVIQTNVLIYNDKKYKSFLDYSINHNKINIKEKRIKTQNGNAINNTLNKYNHSDQSKKNCHQHLSYYYLINKHVKLFIYSLSSKNNNIFYFINFSYLKLLYNQMNYYIDNCCIKKYKKSEIEKDIFYNLNEYITKRYPTYICSNNMHKGIPIFFTIDILIYKRKT; encoded by the coding sequence aattttataaatgtgcatcatattacaattttttatttagtaaatatgttaaatatCTTTCTATAAAGGATtgtttaaaattatattatttacaaaataaacattcttcttatatatacaacACCAGATTACTTACCCATATATgtagatatattaataatacaccaattaatattatattaaatttaaaaaatgaatttatcttagattatatatataattgtaatatatataaatataagtaCTTTTTTCAAACAGAATATTACcgttttatttataacatGCTATTATTATGTTCTCTTAGACTTTGTTATCCTAATGTTGTTGAAGAACTTTTTTGTAAGAATCATAAAGAAGAAGGAGAAAAAAACAGAATAAACAAAACCAAACAAATAAAccaaataaacaaaattaataaaacaaacggaatacatattaagttaaaaaatttatatatttattataacaaattaaatgatattcatatatcacaatatatttttatgaaagGATACCATAAATCAGACCATTATATAgagaataatattttaaacaGGGATAGtatgaatataattataaaattatataaatgtcttagtataaatcatatatatccaTTTATCTTCTTAAAccaatatttatataacaattaTATCGTGTTCTCTctaaaaaaacaaacacaaaaatgtatacataatttaataaCCTCCAACATTAGGACAATGTATGACTTTAAAGAAATAACATtcttaatttataataaaactatagaatatataaaaatacataatattatcgaattaatgttttatttatcaaaatgtaatttatatttttattatgaatcatttttatgtaattatttttatatcatctCTTTATATATCTGTAAATTGAAGaatgatataaattttaCAAATTTTAAGATACCAAATATTAATCATAACATtgttgaaaaaaaaagtgaaAATCAATATATCCtacataataatgatgacAATAAGGATGATAATAAGGATGATTATAAGGATGATAATAAGGATcattataatgatgataataaggatcattataatgatgataataaggatgataataagtatcattataatgatgataatagttattatataaaatatataaatataaatatagataatatgATTACTAGTTTTATTAACTACCTCTCTTCATCTTATTCTTACAGAAAtgtaaaaagaaataataatacaacaTCATCTGTCATCTTATGCTTATATCTTTGTTTAGAtttattttccttatttccaaaattacataattttttctttaatttatatcctacatataataattacaCAAAGGAGATTTTATCAAAGGACCAAggatttattttaatacataaaatagAAGACACGTATTTGAAAAATGCATCTTTTATTAAGAAGTGCTTTcttcttatatatattataaatacaatTATAATTCCTGTTATACAAACAAATgttcttatatataatgataagaaatataaaagtttTTTAGATTATTCTATAAAccataataaaattaatataaaagaaaagagAATAAAAACACAAAATGGTAATgctataaataatacattaaataaatataaccATTCTGATcaatcaaaaaaaaattgtcACCAACATCTgtcatattattatttaataaataaacatgtcaaattattcatatattcattaagctcaaaaaataataatatattttatttcataaatTTCTCATATctaaaattattatacaatCAGATGAATTACTATATAGATAATTGTTGTATAAAAAAGTACAAAAAGTCTGAAATcgaaaaagatatattttacaatttaaatgaatatatcACAAAACGGTATcctacatatatatgttcaaATAATATGCATAAAGGAATAcctatattttttacaatagacatattgatatataaaaggaaaacatag
- a CDS encoding DNA mismatch repair protein MSH2, putative, with protein MSCTDECEDKSRVISFNLDVRNNIRYVGICIYDIYSNEFSLCEYIENEHFTVLESILLQTRPSSFLYLSHNEKIDEKRIHLILNLCDIKSKELPKIYYESCSIENDLMKLIKGSDIKQCVHFLTDLQLACKSLCSIVKHLDLLNDNGSINKCILKNYHINKYLKLDKAAMVALNIYDDIHIDYGSNKNTTKINSSSANTLTLYKFLNKCKTKIGQRKLLNWIIHPIRDEKKINERLDMVEIFKEESVIRSIIQSDYLRKVCDLQIIIKKFKTTSGYLNDTKDNINGSNNNNNDDNIYDHNNNTMIMKKKNYNIMFKSKHSCSLEDLVKLYDTIVVSKKIYYLLNDYKGTKQDTLNKKILKPLGECLIKLEPYLKLIELTIDFEEIEKQNNYLISRTFDDNLDFLATQKDNIYNLIKEHRLEVEEDIQYLKGKEKIKKKATTSKLIGGTINNSNNNNNNNIKEDIKLVECNVNIFLFRAVKKDINYIQERKNIYIQVRMNKNEILFHTNKLKNLCRQYEHILNQYNIAQESLAHKAIEVACSYWEPIIILSKILSDIDIFCSFGFICSSSISTYVRPEIEQNGHVLHMKNSRHPLVESNLLLINNFIPNDVYMNKDMTRLNIITGPNMGGKSTYIRQIALICVIAHIGCFVPCTYAKIPIFTQIMCRVGSSDIQLKGISTFFSEMIEISAIIKNADQNSLIIIDELGRGTSTYEGFGISWSVAHYILNTIKCFCLFATHFHEMSNLEEEYKGVINNHVGAKIDTEKKKISFLYEIKKGYADKSYGVYVAQIAQLPKSVIDKAFQKSKELESVENRHYFKKKLLTQTNQENNTNHTSNYNKSICYLKDVFNVTQEQEFLTSFKKYKHQLKNILNEI; from the coding sequence ATGTCATGTACTGATGAATGTGAAGACAAAAGCCGAGTTATAAGTTTCAATTTAGATGTGAGAAACAATATTCGATATGTAggtatatgtatatacgACATATATAGTAACGAATTCTCTTTATGTgaatatatagaaaatgaaCATTTTACTGTTTTAGAATCCATTTTACTACAAACGAGACCTAGTAgttttctatatttatcaCATAATGAGAAAATAGatgaaaaaagaattcatttaatattaaatttatgCGATATAAAATCTAAGGAGTTACCCAAAATATACTATGAATCGTGTTCTATAGAAAATGATCTTatgaaattaataaaaggAAGTGACATAAAACAATgtgttcattttttaacaGATCTACAACTAGCTTGTAAATCTTTATGTAGTATAGTTAAACATTtagatttattaaatgataacggttctataaataaatgtattttaaaaaattatcatattaataaatatctTAAGTTAGACAAAGCTGCTATGGTTGctctaaatatatatgatgatataCATATAGATTATGGTAGTAACAAAAACACAACGAAAATAAATTCATCATCTGCTAACACATTAACACTTTATAAATTTCTAAACAAATGTAAAACAAAAATTGGACAACggaaattattaaattgGATAATACATCCGATAAGagatgaaaagaaaataaatgaGAGATTAGATATGGtagaaatatttaaagaaGAAAGTGTTATTAGATCTATAATTCAATCGGATTATTTAAGAAAGGTATGTGATTtacaaattataataaaaaaatttaaaacTACTAGTGGTTATCTTAATGATACTaaggataatataaacggtagtaataataataataatgatgataatatatatgatcataataataatactatgataatgaaaaaaaaaaattacaataTAATGTTCAAAAGCAAACATTCGTGTAGTCTAGAAGATCTCGTTAAATTATACGACACCATTGTTGTAtccaaaaaaatatactacctattaaatgattataaaGGTACAAAACAAGATACCctaaataaaaaaatattgaaacCTTTAGGTGAGTGTCTTATAAAACTAGAACCTTATTTAAAGCTTATCGAATTAACCATCGATTTTGAAGAAAtagaaaaacaaaataacTATTTAATATCTAGGACATTTGATGATAATCTGGATTTCTTAGCTACacaaaaagataatatatataatttaataaaagaacATAGACTGGAGGTAGAAGAGGATATACAATAtttaaaaggaaaagaaaaaataaaaaaaaaagcaaCAACATCTAAATTAATAGGAGGAACAATAAATAActcaaataataataataataataatattaaagaagatataaaattaGTCGAATgtaatgtaaatatatttctatttaGAGCTGTGAAAAAggatataaattatatacaagaaagaaaaaatatatatatacaagtaagaatgaataaaaatgaaatattatttcatacgaacaaattgaaaaatttatgtagacaatatgaacatatattaaatcaatataatatagCACAAGAAAGTTTAGCTCACAAAGCAATAGAAGTAGCATGCTCTTATTGGGAGcctataataatattatcaaaaatattatctgacattgatattttttgttCCTTTGGATTTATATGTTCTTCTAGTATATCAACATATGTAAGACCAGAAATTGAACAGAATGGACATGTATtacatatgaaaaattCTCGTCATCCATTAGTTGAAtctaatttattattaataaataattttatacCCAATGATgtttatatgaataaagATATGACACGcttaaatataattacaGGTCCAAATATGGGAGGAAAAAGTACATACATTAGACAAATAGCTCTTATATGTGTTATTGCACATATAGGATGTTTTGTTCCTTGTACATATGCAAAAATACCTATCTTTACACAAATTATGTGTCGAGTGGGATCATCGGATATACAATTAAAAGGAATTTCGACTTTTTTTTCAGAAATGATCGAAATCTCAGctattataaaaaatgcTGATCAAAATTCATTAATCATAATAGATGAATTAGGAAGAGGTACATCAACATATGAAGGTTTTGGTATCAGTTGGTCCGTTGCACATTATATCCTAAATAcaataaaatgtttttgCTTATTTGCTACACATTTTCATGAAATGTCAAATTTAGAAGAGGAATATAAAGGAGTAATCAATAACCATGTAGGAGCTAAAATTGatacagaaaaaaaaaaaatctctttcttatatgaaattaaaaaaggtTATGCTGATAAAAGTTATGGAGTATATGTTGCTCAAATAGCACAATTACCAAAAAGTGTTATTGATAAAGCTTTCCAAAAATCAAAAGAATTAGAATCTGTTGAAAATAGacattattttaaaaaaaaattattaacCCAAACTAATcaagaaaataatacaaacCATACATctaattataataaatccATATGCTATTTAAAAGATGTTTTTAACGTCACACAGGAACAAGAATTTTTAACATcattcaaaaaatataaacatcaactcaaaaatatattaaatgaaatataa
- a CDS encoding hypothetical protein (conserved Plasmodium protein, unknown function) has translation MAYHLFKKLQKVSSKENKQKNEKKNDDIDEWIKYLNENSRKEKLLEERDSDTSKDDKNSSYINEYVEYLNKVLKYTECIKNKKDIEENETNKDDIHGINNEDEHTKIKINMNIHMNDDIDKGCSYNINNKSSYIKRICKILYIIDLYNNLKNDPNKCDICIKNNVFVIFEDIFLNSLEILNKLLSLNKDMFLKKNIKIDCNQLKDYINNINILLTETNNGELFFSVFFLEGDNSSSIFLIYEIILILQKIYIYDNINFYLYVHNNIIYSNKVNSSYYYNIYSLKCLQILYHDYYKDKTQIYDEDLNIYATKLYHQYLILLNNIKKNKIMYLEYISIFFNENPNMNDQLLNDNIKNKNDPHEEQYVYKTKTKSYYINNNNNNNNNNNNDFFSIPANKSFSSKLFISEQNKQLQRILRKLSCIKKWNNNMMMYFDTLYDFSSQGDLNIYKYLDDIENRNEVDKNKIMRNQNSDHKDDCIKALNKYNYKIHNSNVSQHEGCSSNMHMIHEKEENKKDNDKLYYSSHSSNEDNKNETSTNYFSSYMSNSFVSIDEEYYYYNEENSKKRINKRKKENRKYIDEDNLYLLMIRKKKIDNIRNNIHKLVLNKSNFIDRLLSIVNCNEDAYLINEILLLFLLFSQNSTEIKNIITYGRIIETMMKMIREEHACLFEKCEELYFLINDINLKMYDKEKTKIFNYTCYMEYMRKYQDGIDIQNIDRNIVVMDNYSNYYLKKDVFKSSEVSKQNNNIDNICTKEYEERLKEVKQIDNEKGKKKVDTYNIHNDNNIYNNGLYDNNTYYYNNIINTFLEEIQNTNRKDKEMELYLDNISINIDIKSSLLLLKDLIISSEFGLKYIYELNMLEDFILIIINLYNIILYIYKNDMYKYYHNTLYFINIFLEILYKLSHYENKNKDQVGLKKLIPLIKNLQFCENSFFFLFKFIYIYMYKMIKNVNIYNSSENIRNYKNDKVYVDEDDYSTLKKNNADKKITDDEKISDDKKMSDDKKMSDDKKISDDKKISDDKKINEYNNKCVDNKCFDNNDQKNFLLCNNNSLSSLCVQDENEKVLNIFINHHFIHFFNILCRFLYYDEEWCIHFLFNNYNKGSKKSIDIHSEENIFIEASFKIQNYFFLEDILTYYLNNLKEVKYIDMLLILLFYCKNYVIQKNIYEFFICLCEKYTILSNYLNTLFFVDHTIFYYFINYIMESIRTSFLRIKDKMIRKEKKKNNMIKKYDNEDITNKGTSNESYTVINSYNNNNNNNNNIYNNYYINENIIYDHNISFGFFVNYMNDLEFLIKILNIINVYINDKDEKNEIIADNNDMANIDLNFEEIIYYNSIYINKLKGKDIYGYLKKLNNSLMRNILILRINNILYKYNNHPIDDEYIYGSLKYLLYFLSNKLICKKKIKCLICVYISILIIYYIRNEKIKIMLIQYIIQNHLFNVLYNLLNYYCTYKFNTKYFFLSSFVKNKDLHINIKNVLDIKRNKYFFYYSNEKALYFIHYIYTNFIHHSFLTNVFEQRGNFFLNNPELNNSSGFKNIEETNKKNKKNNKKNKKIKKKNENEKNQYLLNYKDKNYDYIYNKHFDNNNDIFTLDEHKCFYDNNFKEISNERLYNLYSAPSKKNAKKNKKNKLIKDINEDLCYLRKKLDNQEIEHIQEKVYLNKIIEKKNDIINNILYTYVLLKEKNKKTEEENIHLKNALLLKEKENDIILNKNIDSIKNDYIILLKNLEETKNEKDKINTQLDNYTDLLIYLYDNIKECRLYMQNIENITFFKNKNEKYNQEKYFSIQQKTDQPIEASIEQVHKDEVNNVIHVVNQMDKICLDNKSINIVNEKKNNMDEICYPDKNYNYNEKREQLDNLMNNQMNRNEMYQKSEEIYEQSCNETNKKLYNETNKELPNETNKELYNEKNKDLYNETNKELHNETNKELHNETNKELHNETNKQPYNETNKQPYNETNKQSYNETIGQSYTQQHEHPYNHTNGQSYSQQCEHPYNHTNGQSYSQQCEHPYNHTNGQSYPQQHEHPYNHTNGQSYPQQHEHPYNQPYHEMYGQPYDTSNYQSYNQMYGQYYDNTNFQTYNQMYDQHYDNANYLTYNQIDDNKNNPK, from the coding sequence ATGGCTTACCACTTGTTCAAAAAGTTACAAAAGGTTAGCAGCAAAGAGAATAAACAAAAGAAcgaaaagaaaaatgatgatattgACGAATggataaaatatttgaatGAAAATAgtagaaaagaaaaattgTTGGAGGAACGCGATAGTGATACAAGTaaagatgataaaaatagtagttatattaatgaatatgtagaatatttaaataaagttttaaaatatacagaatgtataaaaaataaaaaagatatcGAAGAGAATGAAACTAATAAAGATGATATACATggtataaataatgaagatgaacacacaaaaataaaaataaatatgaatatacatatgaatGATGATATTGATAAAGGTTGtagttataatataaataataaatcgtcatatataaaaagaatttgtaaaatattatatattattgatttatataacaatttaaaaaatgatcCAAATAAATGtgatatatgtattaaaaataatgtgtttgttatatttgaagatatatttttaaatagtttagagatattaaataaattattatctttaaataaagacatgtttttaaaaaaaaatataaaaatagatTGTAATCAATTAAAAGactatataaataatataaatatattacttactgaaacaaataatggagaattatttttttctgtttttTTCTTAGAAGGCGATAATTCTAGttccatatttttaatatatgaaataatattaattcttcagaaaatatatatatatgataatattaatttttatttatatgtacataacaatattatatattcaaataaagtaaattcttcttattattataatatctATTCATTGAAGTGTTTACAAATACTGTATcatgattattataaagaTAAGACACAAATTTATGATGAAGACTTGAATATCTATGCtacaaaattatatcatcaatatttaatattattaaataatataaagaagaataaaataatgtaccttgaatatatatcaatcttttttaatgaaaatcctaatatgaatgatcaacttttaaatgataacataaaaaataaaaatgacCCTCATGAAGAACAATATGTATACAAAACTAAAACAAAaagttattatataaataataataataataataataataataataataatgatttcTTTTCTATACCAGCAAATAAATCCTTTAGTTCTAAGTTATTCATTTCAGAACAAAATAAGCAACTTCAAAGGATATTGAGAAAATTGAgttgtataaaaaaatggaatAACAACATGATGATGTATTTTGATAcattatatgatttttcATCACAGGGGgatttaaatatttataaatatttggATGATATAGAAAATAGAAACGAAGTGGATAAGAATAAAATCATGAGAAATCAAAATAGTGATCATAAGGATGATTGTATTAAAgcattaaataaatataattataaaatacataattCTAATGTATCCCAACATGAAGGATGCTCATCCAATATGCATATGATACATGAGAAAGAAGAGaataaaaaggataatgataaattatattattcatcTCATAGTAGtaatgaagataataaaaacgAAACATCTACTAATTACTTTAGTAGTTATATGTCGAATTCGTTTGTTTCTATAGATGaggaatattattattataatgaagaaaattcaaaaaaaaggataaataaaagaaaaaaagaaaataggaaatatatagatGAAGACAATTTATATCTATTAATGATAcgaaaaaagaaaatagataatattagaaataatatacataaattggtattaaataaaagtaattTTATAGATAGATTATTGTCTATAGTTAATTGTAATGAGGATGCTTATCTGATCAATGAgattttgttattatttttattattttcacaAAATTCCActgaaattaaaaatataataacatatgGAAGAATCATAGAAACcatgatgaagatgattAGAGAGGAACATGCATGTCTTTTTGAAAAATGTGAAGAgttgtattttttaataaatgacATAAATCTAAAGATGTATGATAAggaaaaaacaaaaatttttaattacaCGTGTTATATGGAATATATGAGAAAATATCAAGATGGAATagatatacaaaatattgATAGAAATATTGTAGTTATGGATAATTACAGTAATTATTATCTTAAAAAGGATGTGTTCAAAAGTTCGGAGGTGTCgaaacaaaataataatattgataatatatgtacaaaaGAGTATGAAGAAAGATTAAAAGAGGTTAAACAAATTGATAAcgaaaaaggaaaaaaaaaagtagatacatataacatacataatgataataatatatataataatggtttatatgataataatacatattattataataatattataaataccTTTCTTGAAGAAATACAAAATACAAATAGAAAAGATAAAGAAATGGAATTATATTTAGATAATATttcaataaatatagatataaaaagtaGTTTGTTACTTTTAAAAGATTTAATTATTAGCAGTGAATTTGgtttaaaatatatatacgaATTAAATATGTTAGAAGATTTTAtacttattattattaatttatataatataattttatatatatataaaaatgatatgtataaatattaccataatacattatattttataaatatattcttagaaatattatataagtTATCTcattatgaaaataaaaataaagacCAAGTCGGTTTAAAGAAATTGATACCtctaataaaaaatttacaatTTTGTGAAaactcttttttttttctatttaaatttatatatatatatatgtataaaatgatcaaaaatgtaaatatatataattcttctgaaaatataaggaattataaaaatgataaagtATATGTGGATGAAGATGATTATTCcactttaaaaaaaaataacgccgataaaaaaattactgatgatgaaaaaattagtgacgataaaaaaatgagtgacgataaaaaaatgagtgacgataaaaaaattagtgatgataaaaaaattagtgacgataaaaaaattaatgagtataataataaatgtgttgataataaatgttttgataataatgatcaGAAAAATTTCCTTctttgtaataataatagtttATCAAGTTTGTGTGTACAAGATGAAAATGAGAAAGTattaaacatttttataaaccaccattttatacatttttttaatattttatgtagatttttatattacGATGAAGAATGGtgtattcattttttatttaataattataataaaggTTCCAAAAAAAGTATTGATATACATAgtgaagaaaatatttttattgaGGCCAGTTTTAAAATTcagaattatttttttctagAGGATATATTAacttattatttaaacaatttaaaagaagtaaaatatatagatatgttattaatattattattttattgtaaaaattatgttattcaaaaaaatatttatgaattttttatttgtttatgtGAAAAGTATACCATTCTATCGAATTATCTGAATACACTATTTTTTGTTGACCACACCATAttctattattttattaattatattatggAGAGTATAAGAACGTCTTTTCTGAGgataaaagataaaatgattcgaaaggaaaaaaagaaaaataatatgataaaaaaatatgataatgaaGATATCACAAATAAAGGCACGTCTAACGAATCGTATACTGTCATcaattcatataataataataataataataataataatatttataataattattatattaatgagaatattatatatgatcataatatatCCTTCGGcttttttgtaaattatatgaacGACCTAGagtttttaataaaaattttaaatataataaatgtgtatataaatgataaagatgaaaagaatgaaataattgctgataataatgatatggCAAACATAGATTTAAATTTTgaagaaattatttattataatagtatatatataaataagttGAAAGGAAAAGATATTTATGgttatttaaaaaaattaaataatagtttaatgagaaatattttaatattaagaataaataatattttatataaatataataatcatcCTATTGatgatgaatatatatatggatcATTGAAATatctattatattttttatctaacaaattaatatgtaaaaaaaaaataaaatgtcttatatgtgtatatattagtatacttattatatattatataagaaatgaaaaaataaaaattatgttaatacaatatattatacagAATCATTTATTcaatgttttatataatttattaaattattattgtacttataaatttaatacaaaatattttttcctttcttCCTTTGTGAAAAATAAGGatttacatattaatattaaaaatgtattagatataaagagaaataaatatttcttctATTATTCCAATGAAAAGGCactttattttatacattatatttatacaaattTTATACATCACTCATTTTTAACAAACGTTTTTGAACAAAGAGgaaacttttttttaaataaccctgaattaaataatagCTCCggttttaaaaatattgaggaaacaaacaaaaaaaataaaaaaaataataaaaaaaataaaaaaataaaaaaaaaaaatgaaaatgaaaaaaacCAATAtctattaaattataaggataaaaattatgattatatatataacaaacattttgacaataataatgatatatttacttTAGATGAACATAAATGcttttatgataataattttaaagaaatatcGAATGAAAGactttataatttatattccGCGCCTTCCAAAAAGAatgcaaaaaaaaacaagaaaaataaattaataaaagatataaatgaaGATCTATGctatttaagaaaaaaactAGACAATCAAGAAATAGAACATATACAAGAAAAGgtttatttaaataaaatcattgaaaaaaaaaatgatatcataaacaatattttatatacatatgtattattaaaagaaaaaaataaaaaaacagaggaagaaaatatacacTTGAAAAAtgcattattattaaaagaaaaagaaaatgatattattttaaacaaaaatatagatagtattaaaaatgattacataattttattaaaaaatttggAGGAAACgaaaaatgaaaaggaCAAAATCAATACACAATTAGATAATTACACTGatttgttaatatatttatatgataatattaaagaatGCAGATTGTATATGcaaaatattgaaaatattactttctttaaaaataaaaatgaaaagtataatcaagaaaaatatttcagTATACAACAGAAGACTGATCAGCCAATAGAAGCTTCAATTGAACAGGTTCATAAGGATGAAGTAAATAATGTCATTCATGTGGTGAATCAGATGGATAAGATATGTCTAGACaataaaagtataaatatagtaaatgaaaaaaaaaataatatggatgAAATTTGTTACCCTGATAAAAATTacaattataatgaaaaaaggGAACAATTGGATAATTTAATGAATAATCAAATGAATAGAAATGAAATGTATCAAAAAAGTgaagaaatatatgaacaGTCATGTAATGAGACAAATAAGAAGCTATATAATGAGACAAATAAGGAGCTGCCTAATGAGACAAATAAGGAGCTATATAATGAGAAAAATAAGGACCTTTATAATGAGACAAATAAGGAGCTGCATAATGAGACAAATAAGGAGCTGCATAATGAGACAAATAAGGAGCTGCATAACGAGACAAATAAGCAGCCATATAATGAGACAAATAAGCAGCCATATAATGAGACAAATAAGCAGTCATATAATGAAACAATTGGACAATCATATACTCAACAACATGAACATCCATATAATCATACAAATGGACAGTCATACAGTCAACAATGTGAACATCCATATAATCATACAAATGGACAGTCATACAGTCAACAATGTGAGCATCCATATAATCATACAAATGGACAATCATATCCTCAACAACATGAACATCCATATAATCATACAAATGGACAATCATATCCTCAACAACATGAACATCCATATAACCAACCATATCATGAAATGTACGGACAACCTTATGACACTTCAAATTATCAATCATATAATCAAATGTATGGGCAATATTATGATAACACAAATTTTCAAACATATAATCAGATGTATGATCAACATTATGATAATGCAAATTACCTAACGTATAATCAAATAGATGACAATAAGAATAATCCaaagtaa